Proteins from a genomic interval of Poecile atricapillus isolate bPoeAtr1 chromosome 1, bPoeAtr1.hap1, whole genome shotgun sequence:
- the BMF gene encoding bcl-2-modifying factor isoform X4, whose product MLRKPEQRKRHEELNFTALFGTGWNPGDGSLRSLSSNWVRCTGAMDRPSYLEEDYSSLDGLDDDVFHSDDFGLAGQPGEMTATGFFTQNQSYSCLLGRFQLFPLTHCCGPGIRHPEQQDKATQTLSPSSSSQDVMLPCGVTEEPRRLFYGSAGYRLHVPPADFVLDPHLQEEPQEGQREARAEVQIARKLQCIADQFHRLHIQRIKSQPIQRWSEVAEAWQ is encoded by the exons ATGCTTCGCAAACCAGAGCAAAGGAAGAGACATGAAGAGTTGAATTTCACTGCCTTGTTTGGAACTGGGTGGAATCCTGGAGATGGATCTCTTAGGAGTCTGTCTTCCAATTGGGTTAGATGCACAG GAGCAATGGATCGCCCCAGCTACCTGGAAGAGGACTATTCTAGCCTGGATGGGCTGGACGATGACGTGTTTCACTCTGATGACTTTGGACTTGCAGGTCAGCCTGGTGAGATGACTGCAACTGGCTTTTTCACACAGAACCAGTCCTACAGCTGCCTTCTGGGGAGATTTCAACTATTCCCcctcacacactgctgtggtCCCGGTATCAGGCATcctgagcagcaggacaaggcaACTCAAACACTCAGCCCATCCTCTTCCAGTCAGGATGTTATGTTGCCTTGTGGAGTCACTGAAGAGCCACGGAGACTCTTCTATG GGAGTGCTGGTTACCGTTTACATGTCCCTCCAGCTGATTTTGTGTTGGATCCTCACCTCCAAGAGGAACCTCAGGAAGGTCAGCGGGAAGCACGTGCTGAGGTGCAGATTGCACGGAAGTTGCAGTGCATTGCTGACCAGTTCCACCGGCTCCACATACAGAGG ATAAAATCTCAGCCCATACAGAGATGGTCAGAGGTGGCAGAGGCTTGGCAGTAG